One Rhizoctonia solani chromosome 3, complete sequence genomic region harbors:
- a CDS encoding Vegetative incompatibility protein HET-E-1, giving the protein MAGSGQPPCCDPLQFFKNKRPESPSDLPADDPVPVGREPQAIVPMVNLAHTTPKLRPASKSTTSQSPAWQTFVTALKTLEAGVGIFPPLKEAVSGLLACTVHLNISERNRENYDRLAADLASLVQTLQTHLPGSEPARMPYSIQNISRAISEQTDFIKKQQDRSGLDKFVRASDDEISVVGCYRRIERIFRQLQIDISLSVWDLTHHQLVEMRLKELDTVHDARHNAGLSNEMYRRGCTPNTRVKILEDAMKWTKGPDAKKIYWMNGMAGTGKTTIAYTLCEQLEKSGQLGASFFCSRASPNCRNVVRIVPTIAYQLARFSNPYQNELCKVLSNNPDVARREISVQFEKLIVGPLLKVKHAIPTDVIVVTDALDECSNVQGTQLVLELLFRHAASIPVKFFVTSRPEPGISGKVLGPQNMYHFVLYLHDVEESLVQEDIRVYLEDELRSISAKPEDIRQLATRAGCLFIFAATVVRYIEPRDVSADHEKRLAAMLDSQFKAEGETYRELDKVYSMILLQALRDVKTEDERMRKTILQTVIGAEEQLSLHSLAELMGLESEQSVRRVLLPLSSVLRISADSGIVSTLHASFPDFMLAFERSGQFYCDIKEQNARMVSRCFTVMRSSLRFNICKLETSSRFDKDVPDLQVRADRAISTAVFYACRYWSSHLQGSIFSKEIVHMLREFLYHRLLFWMEVMNLKNCIGHCSDALLKAFKYMSAGDIFTELRAMIQDSRNFATTYAASPISNSTPHIYISALPLASTENRVRQVYWPRTKGLVRLEGSVFEGRRSAALATWATGSSVNKLALSQDGKRMVSGGDDGTISVWDVSTGRRILGPVKKHEGNVWEVKFSPDDTTIASGSADYTIYISNAYTGNTLVGPLEGHTKTICFLSFSPDGLFLASASEDHTIRIWNTITGAQVGSELTGHLEAVMCVLFSSNGDRLFSCSDDRTIRIWDWRAGTVVGKPLEGHTDWVDCIALSPDDMYVASSSRDCTVRIWNAERMETVVGPLIGHTDRVACVAYSSDGKRIVSGAFDRTIRVWSAETGDLIAGPFTGHGGNVYSVMFSIDDTQILSGSGDQTICVWDASHGATEANKTSEGHAGYILSVAVSPDGSRVVSGSSDGTICVWELQTGKLVLGPLKDHDHWVQSVIYTPDGTCIVSCSEDRTIRTWDAQTGLTANEPLTGHTDMILAVAVSPDSRLIASGSADYSVRLWNLQSRRPVGKPLDQHKSWVQSVDFSPDGLHVISGSSDRNVCAWNVADGTIVWASKQHAGMVAGVRFLPDGQKVVSCLDDGTLLLLDANTGVVASDPWKGHSNNVSDVAISPDGTMAASGSFDRTIGLWDVQTGILLAPLLQGHTHAVNSVAFSRNGKHIISGSHDGTVRVWNIETAIKMKNEAASNWVVKEDGWVIEAELGVVLWLPPDLASRLTVPPCSRIIDIRGPLLADLGNAIYGNGWESCYNASIE; this is encoded by the exons TTAAAT ATTTCAGAGCGGAATCGAGAAAACTACGATCGACTGGCCGCTGATTTAGCGAGTCTGGTGCAGACCCTACAAACTCATCTCCCAGGATCTGAACCCGCGAGAATGCCATACTCTATCCAGAACATTTCTCG TGCTATCTCAGAACAAACGGATTTCATCAAGAAACAGCAAGACCGATCTGGATTGGATAAATTTGTTCGGGCCTCGGATGATGAAATAAGCGTTGTAGGATGCTACCGAAGGATAGAGCGTATATTTAGGCAGCTACAG ATTGATATATCTCTTAGTGTCTGGGATCTAACTCATCATCAACTGGTG GAAATGCGTCTCAAGGAGCTTGATACGGTCCACGATGCCAGGCACAATGCAGGCTTATCGAACGAAATGTATAGACGCGGCTGCACCCCGAACACGCGTGTCAAGATCTTAGAAGACGCCATGAAATGGACGAAAGGTCCGGACGCAAAGAAGATATACTGGATGAACGGCATGGCCGGAACCGGCAAGACGACCATCGCATATACTCTCTGCGAACAGCTCGAGAAGTCGGGACAACTTGGCGCGTCCTTCTTCTGCTCCCGCGCCTCCCCCAACTGTCGAAACGTGGTCCGAATCGTACCAACGATCGCATACCAGCTGGCCCGATTCTCGAATCCGTACCAGAACGAGCTTTGCAAGGTCCTGAGTAATAACCCCGACGTCGCAAGGCGAGAAATTTCGGTTCAATTCGAAAAGCTTATAGTAGGACCGTTGTTGAAGGTCAAACATGCGATACCCACGGATGTGATTGTTGTGACCGATGCACTGGACGAATGTTCCAACGTACAGGGCACTCAACTCGTACTTGAGCTTTTGTTTAGGCACGCAGCTAGCATTCCCGTCAAGTTCTTCGTCACCAGCCGGCCTGAGCCTGGGATATCTGGGAAGGTACTTGGCCCGCAGAACATGTACCATTTTGTTTTGTATTTGCACGACGTCGAAGAATCGCTTGTGCAGGAGGATATCCGGGTATACCTGGAAGACGAGCTCAGATCGATTAGCGCCAAGCCGGAAGACATTAGGCAGTTAGCAACTCGAGCAGGGTGTCTGTTTATTTTTGCAGCGACAGTTGTTCGATATATTGAGCCACGCGACGTTTCAGCGGACCACGAGAAGCGCCTTGCAGCGATGCTCGATTCGCAGTTCAAAGCAGAGGGAGAAACATACCGGGAGCTTGATAAGGTCTACTCGATGATATTGCTCCAGGCTCTACGGGATGTCAAAACAGAAGACGAAAGGATGAGGAAAACTATATTGCAGACAGTAATCGGAGCCGAAGAACAATTGAGTCTCCATTCTCTCGCCGAACTCATGGGCCTCGAAAGTGAACAATCCGTGCGACGAGTACTTCTACCGCTCAGTTCAGTTCTGAGAATCTCAGCCGATTCCGGAATTGTTTCTACGCTTCACGCGTCGTTTCCGGACTTTATGCTGGCCTTTGAGCGGTCTGGTCAATTCTATTGTGATATAAAGGAACAAAACGCGCGCATGGTGTCTCGATGCTTCACCGTTATGCGGAGCTCGCTAAGGTTCAACATCTGCAAGCTGGAGACATCTTCGCGATTCGACAAGGATGTGCCTGACCTTCAAGTAAGGGCGGACCGTGCAATTTCCACTGCGGTTTTCTATGCATGTCGATATTGGAGCAGTCATTTACAGGGTTCGATTTTCTCAAAGGAAATAGTACACATGTTACGGGAGTTTCTCTATCATAGgctgctgttctggatggaggtgatGAACCTGAAGAATTGCATTGGACATTGCTCCGACGCGTTGCTCAAGGCTTTCAAATACATGTCG GCTGGTGATATTTTCACTGAGCTTCGAGCTATGATACAGGATTCTCGCAACTTCGCCACCACATATGCAGCCAGCCCCATATCAAACAGCACCCCTCACATCTACATATCCGCCCTGCCGTTGGCTTCGACTGAAAACCGAGTGCGACAGGTGTACTGGCCACGCACCAAGGGTCTGGTGAGATTGGAAGGCTCTGTGTTCGAAGGCAGAAGGTCTGCAGCCCTTGCAACCTGGGCCACAGGGTCGAGTGTGAACAAGCTAGCCCTGTCACAGGATGGCAAGCGTATGGTATCTGGGGGCGACGATGGAACGATCAGTGTGTGGGATGTGAGTACAGGCAGACGCATTCTTGGACCAGTGAAAAAGCACGAGGGCAATGTTTGGGAAGTCAAGTTTTCTCCAGACGACACAACGATCGCCTCCGGCTCCGCTGACTACACGATATATATATCGAACGCATATACTGGCAACACACTCGTTGGTCCTCTCGAAGGGCATACCAAAACAATTTGTTTCCTCTCATTCTCGCCAGATGGTTTATTTCTTGCATCAGCTTCTGAAGACCATACCATCCGTATCTGGAACACCATTACGGGCGCTCAGGTCGGCTCAGAGCTCACAGGCCATCTAGAAGCTGTTATGTGCGTGCTGTTTTCCTCGAACGGTGATCGTCTGTTCTCGTGCTCTGACGACCGCACCATACGCATCTGGGACTGGCGTGCCGGCACTGTCGTCGGCAAGCCACTCGAGGGACATACCGACTGGGTCGACTGCATTGCCCTTTCACCGGACGATATGTACGTCGCGTCAAGCTCTCGCGACTGCACAGTTCGCATATGGAACGCGGAGCGCATGGAGACAGTTGTTGGGCCACTGATAGGACATACTGACCGAGTTGCATGTGTCGCATACTCATCCGACGGCAAACGCATCGTGTCCGGTGCATTCGATCGTACGATACGAGTATGGAGCGCCGAGACTGGCGACCTGATCGCCGGTCCATTCACTGGACATGGCGGCAATGTGTACTCGGTGATGTTCTCGATCGACGACACACAGATCCTATCTGGCTCAGGAGACCAGACCATATGCGTGTGGGATGCCAGCCATGGCGCCACAGAGGCCAACAAGACTTCCGAAGGTCACGCTGGGTATATCCTGTCGGTTGCAGTGTCTCCTGATGGTAGCCGAGTCGTGTCGGGATCTAGCGATGGCACTATATGTGTGTGGGAACTGCAGACTGGCAAGCTTGTTCTTGGACCGCTTAAGGACCACGATCACTGGGTCCAGTCAGTGATATACACTCCTGACGGCACCTGTATCGTATCATGCTCCGAAGACCGCACAATTCGCACCTGGGATGCACAGACTGGGTTGACAGCCAACGAGCCCCTCACCGGCCACACTGACATGATTCTCGCAGTTGCAGTCTCACCCGACAGTCGGCTGATTGCATCTGGATCAGCAGACTACTCCGTCAGGCTATGGAACTTGCAGAGCAGGAGGCCAGTCGGAAAGCCACTTGATCAGCATAAATCCTGGGTTCAATCGGTGGacttctcacccgacggctTGCACGTTATTTCTGGGTCCAGTGACAGGAATGTATGCGCGTGGAACGTTGCGGATGGTACCATCGTATGGGCGAGCAAACAGCATGCTGGAATGGTTGCTGGTGTCAGGTTCTTACCAGACGGTCAGAAGGTAGTGTCTTGCTTGGATGACGGAACGCTCCTGCTGTTGGATGCGAACACTGGTGTTGTAGCCTCCGACCCATGGAAAGGGCACAGTAATAATGTATCGGATGTTGCCATCTCTCCCGATGGCACAATGGCTGCATCTGGGTCATTCGATCGTACAATAGGACTGTGGGATGTACAGACGGGAATACTACTGGCGCCTCTACTCCAAGGACATACCCACGCAGTCAATTCAGTGGCGTTCTCGCGCAACGGCAAGCATATCATCTCGGGCTCTCACGATGGCACAGTACGTGTGTGGAACATCGAGACTGCCATCAAGATGAAGAACGAAGCGGCAAGCAACTGGGTGGTGAAGGAAGATGGATGGGTGATAGAAGCAGAGTTGGGGGTTGTACTCTGGCTGCCACCGGACTTGGCGTCCCGTCTTACTGTCCCCCCGTGCTCAAGAATCATTGATATCCGCGGACCCTTACTAGCCGACCTTGGTAATGCGATATATGGCAATGGCTGGGAGAGCTGCTATAATGCATCGATTGAGTAG